A single window of Jiangella alkaliphila DNA harbors:
- a CDS encoding iron-sulfur cluster assembly protein has product MAAGPEPAVWRALDTVVDPELDEPVTELGFVSAVSVEDGVAHIRLRLPTYFCAPNFAYLMVADAYEAARAVPGVDAVDVRLEDHFAADEINGGVAVGDGFAAAFEGQVGPGETDRREGAGGPFESSVQGADQQNGPGQHRPDPPSNVMADGELQELRVTFWRKAHAAEQERVASRLASAGTDLAAARLGDAGDVTRLRRRRSRLGLPDGDDAPLLVDDEGAPIPADALPLRLRLARTTRISIEGNAGFCRGLLSTRYGR; this is encoded by the coding sequence ATCGCCGCCGGCCCGGAGCCGGCGGTCTGGCGCGCGCTGGACACCGTCGTCGACCCGGAGCTGGACGAGCCGGTGACCGAGCTCGGCTTCGTCTCGGCGGTGAGCGTCGAGGACGGCGTCGCCCACATCAGGCTGCGGCTGCCGACGTACTTCTGCGCGCCGAACTTCGCCTACTTGATGGTCGCCGACGCCTACGAGGCCGCCCGCGCGGTGCCCGGCGTCGACGCAGTCGACGTGCGGCTGGAGGACCATTTCGCGGCGGACGAGATCAACGGCGGGGTGGCCGTCGGCGACGGGTTCGCCGCCGCGTTCGAGGGCCAGGTGGGGCCGGGCGAGACCGACCGGCGAGAGGGGGCCGGAGGTCCCTTCGAGTCGTCGGTGCAGGGAGCAGATCAGCAGAATGGTCCAGGACAGCATCGCCCAGACCCACCTTCGAATGTCATGGCCGACGGGGAGCTGCAGGAGCTGCGGGTCACCTTCTGGCGCAAGGCGCACGCCGCGGAACAGGAGCGGGTCGCGTCGCGGCTGGCGAGCGCCGGCACCGACCTCGCCGCCGCGCGGCTGGGCGACGCCGGCGACGTCACCCGGCTGCGCCGGCGGCGGTCCCGGCTGGGTCTTCCGGACGGCGACGACGCGCCGCTGCTGGTCGACGACGAGGGTGCGCCGATCCCGGCCGATGCGCTGCCGCTACGGCTGCGGCTGGCCCGCACCACCCGGATCAGCATCGAGGGGAACGCCGGGTTCTGCCGCGGTCTCCTCAGCACGCGATATGGCCGTTAG
- a CDS encoding amidohydrolase family protein, with amino-acid sequence MYSKDGHDYFVVDSHIHFWDGTPANQANRYGEGFLNCFYDYHRNLSPEDQVWSLEHFQRQTEDQVMHDLFDEGYVDKAIFQPTYLTDFFVNGFNTTEQDGALAERHPGRFIVNGSWDPRDGEAGLARLEQLAERWQLQGVKLYTAEWKGDSKGWKLSDPWSYRYLERCQQLGIRNIHVHKGPTIYPLNRDAFDVADVDDVASAFPELRFIVEHCGLPRLEDFCWIATQEPNVYGGLAVAMPFIHSRPRYFAQVLGELLYWIGADRITFASDYAIWTPRWLIERFVDFQIPDDLQSEYGMLTPEIKKKILGLNAARLYDIDVPAELRLPDAVESDEAIGSEPAPVAPVAP; translated from the coding sequence ATGTACAGCAAGGACGGCCACGACTACTTCGTCGTCGACAGCCACATCCACTTCTGGGACGGCACCCCGGCCAACCAGGCCAACCGGTACGGCGAGGGCTTCCTCAACTGCTTCTACGACTACCACCGCAACCTCAGCCCCGAGGACCAGGTGTGGTCGCTGGAGCACTTCCAGCGCCAGACCGAGGACCAGGTGATGCACGACCTGTTCGACGAGGGCTACGTCGACAAGGCGATCTTCCAGCCGACCTACCTCACCGACTTCTTCGTCAACGGGTTCAACACCACCGAGCAGGACGGCGCGCTGGCCGAACGGCACCCGGGCCGGTTCATCGTCAACGGCTCGTGGGACCCGCGCGACGGCGAGGCCGGACTGGCCCGGCTGGAGCAGCTGGCCGAGCGCTGGCAGCTCCAGGGCGTCAAGCTCTACACCGCCGAGTGGAAGGGCGACTCGAAGGGCTGGAAGCTGTCCGACCCGTGGTCGTACCGGTACCTCGAACGCTGCCAGCAGCTGGGCATCCGCAACATCCACGTGCACAAGGGCCCGACGATCTACCCGCTCAACCGCGACGCGTTCGACGTCGCCGACGTGGACGACGTCGCCTCGGCCTTCCCGGAGCTGCGGTTCATCGTCGAGCACTGCGGGCTGCCGCGGCTGGAGGACTTCTGCTGGATCGCCACGCAGGAGCCGAACGTGTACGGCGGGCTGGCGGTCGCGATGCCGTTCATCCACTCGCGGCCGCGGTACTTCGCCCAGGTGCTGGGCGAGCTGCTCTACTGGATCGGCGCCGACCGCATCACGTTCGCCAGCGACTACGCCATCTGGACGCCGAGGTGGCTGATCGAGCGGTTCGTCGACTTCCAGATCCCCGACGACCTGCAGTCCGAGTACGGCATGCTGACCCCGGAGATCAAGAAGAAGATCCTCGGCCTGAACGCCGCCCGGCTCTACGACATCGACGTCCCAGCCGAGCTGCGGCTGCCCGACGCCGTGGAGTCGGACGAGGCGATCGGTTCCGAACCGGCGCCGGTCGCCCCGGTCGCGCCGTGA
- a CDS encoding NAD(P)-dependent alcohol dehydrogenase, with translation MRAVRVHGYGKEPSIDDVPEPAPSEPFDVLVRVDAAGVCRTDLHIVEGQWAEKSGVALPYTIGHENAGTVVDIGPAVTNVSAGDRVILHPLVTCGLCRACRGGDDVHCESSRFPGIDCDGGMAELLLTGARSVVRLDASLAPRDVAALADAGLTAYHAVRKAWPLLHPGTHAVVVGAGGLGHIGLQTLLATTAAEVTVVDLSPEALELAAALGAHHTVRSGGDHVAEVLELTGGGAHVVFDFVGEKGTEAAGVAMTRRAGSYFVIGYGGHVDVPTIELISREINVIGNLVGSYNDLDELMVLAARGKVRLHTKLYAFDDVLRALSDLDNGLVPGGRAILVPAL, from the coding sequence ATGCGAGCGGTCCGCGTCCACGGATACGGCAAGGAGCCATCGATCGACGACGTGCCCGAGCCGGCGCCGAGCGAGCCGTTCGACGTGCTGGTCCGGGTCGACGCGGCCGGCGTCTGCCGCACCGACCTGCACATCGTCGAGGGCCAGTGGGCGGAGAAGAGCGGTGTCGCGCTGCCCTACACGATCGGGCACGAGAACGCCGGCACCGTCGTGGACATCGGGCCCGCCGTCACCAACGTCAGCGCGGGCGACCGCGTCATCCTGCACCCGCTGGTCACCTGCGGGCTGTGCCGCGCCTGCCGCGGCGGCGACGACGTGCACTGCGAGAGCTCGCGCTTCCCCGGCATCGACTGCGACGGCGGCATGGCCGAGCTGCTGCTCACCGGCGCCCGGTCGGTGGTGCGGCTGGACGCGAGCCTGGCGCCGCGCGACGTCGCGGCGCTGGCCGACGCGGGCCTGACGGCGTACCACGCGGTGCGCAAGGCGTGGCCGCTGCTGCACCCGGGCACGCACGCCGTCGTCGTCGGCGCGGGCGGGCTCGGCCACATCGGGCTGCAGACGCTGCTCGCCACGACGGCGGCCGAGGTCACCGTCGTCGACCTGTCGCCGGAGGCTCTGGAGCTGGCCGCCGCGCTGGGCGCGCACCACACCGTCCGATCCGGCGGCGACCACGTCGCCGAGGTGCTCGAGCTCACCGGCGGCGGCGCCCACGTCGTGTTCGACTTCGTCGGCGAGAAGGGCACGGAGGCCGCCGGCGTCGCGATGACCCGGCGGGCCGGCTCGTACTTCGTCATCGGCTACGGCGGGCACGTCGACGTCCCGACGATCGAGCTGATCTCGCGGGAGATCAACGTGATCGGCAACCTCGTCGGCTCCTACAACGACCTCGACGAACTGATGGTGCTGGCCGCCCGGGGGAAGGTCAGGCTGCACACAAAGCTCTACGCGTTCGACGACGTACTGCGAGCGCTGTCGGACCTCGACAACGGCCTGGTCCCCGGCGGCCGGGCCATCCTCGTCCCGGCGCTGTGA
- the fdhD gene encoding formate dehydrogenase accessory sulfurtransferase FdhD, giving the protein MGQMTTRRPVLRLRPGRSAERPDTLAVEEPLLVRVSDHILTSTMRTPGHDFDLIAGWLNAEGAIGDRTDVAGMKECVDEPNTIEVTLAHGVEPPRPRAFETTSACGVCGADRVVDVRASLRWRLTDDPTRVDVAVLSALPDRMRGEQRVFDRTGGLHAAGLFTATGTVVTVREDVGRHNAVDKVIGSALMAGLLPLAGHVLQVSGRASFELVQKAAAAGIPVLAAVSAPSSLAVDLADECGLTLVGFVRGGGMNVYTHADRVRVAV; this is encoded by the coding sequence ATGGGCCAGATGACGACGCGACGGCCGGTCCTCCGGTTGCGGCCAGGCCGGTCGGCCGAGCGCCCCGACACGCTGGCGGTCGAGGAGCCGCTGCTGGTCCGCGTCAGCGACCACATCCTCACGTCGACCATGCGCACCCCCGGGCACGACTTCGACCTCATCGCCGGCTGGCTCAACGCCGAGGGCGCCATCGGCGACCGCACCGACGTCGCCGGCATGAAGGAGTGCGTCGACGAGCCGAACACCATCGAGGTGACCCTCGCCCACGGCGTCGAGCCACCGCGCCCCCGGGCGTTCGAGACCACCAGCGCCTGCGGCGTCTGCGGCGCCGACCGCGTGGTCGACGTCCGCGCCTCGCTGCGCTGGCGGCTCACCGACGACCCCACCCGTGTCGACGTCGCGGTCCTGTCCGCGCTGCCCGACCGCATGCGCGGCGAGCAGCGGGTGTTCGACCGCACAGGTGGCCTGCACGCGGCCGGCCTGTTCACCGCCACCGGCACGGTGGTGACGGTCCGCGAGGACGTCGGCCGCCACAACGCGGTCGACAAGGTCATCGGCTCGGCGCTGATGGCCGGGCTGCTGCCGCTGGCGGGGCACGTGCTGCAGGTCAGCGGCCGGGCGTCGTTCGAGCTGGTCCAGAAGGCGGCCGCTGCCGGCATCCCCGTCCTGGCCGCCGTCTCGGCACCGTCCAGCCTCGCCGTCGACCTCGCCGACGAGTGCGGCCTCACCCTGGTGGGCTTCGTCCGCGGCGGCGGCATGAACGTCTACACCCACGCCGACCGCGTCCGCGTCGCCGTCTGA
- a CDS encoding class I SAM-dependent DNA methyltransferase, with translation MAETHFDDWVALRYERLWPELFEPGAIEPVVDVLAGLAGDGPALELGVGTGRIALPLSRRGVDVHGVELSPAMVERLRAQPGADAVGVTVGDFARVTTGRTFALVYLLRNTITNLTTQDEQVECFRTAAAHLAPGGRFVVENYVPELRRLPPGETIHVFARTPDHLGFEEYGDHVAQVAVSHHYWTVDGELRTFSSPHRYVWPSELDLMARLAGLTLSDRWSDWQRTPFTGDSRAHVSVWAKPSGQGTRSRSLPLIR, from the coding sequence GTGGCGGAGACGCACTTCGACGACTGGGTGGCGCTGCGGTACGAGCGGCTGTGGCCCGAGCTGTTCGAGCCCGGGGCGATCGAGCCGGTCGTCGACGTGCTGGCCGGCCTGGCCGGCGACGGCCCGGCGCTGGAGCTCGGCGTCGGGACCGGGCGCATCGCGCTGCCCCTGAGCCGCCGCGGCGTCGACGTGCACGGCGTCGAGCTGTCGCCCGCCATGGTCGAGCGGCTGCGCGCGCAGCCCGGCGCGGACGCCGTCGGCGTCACGGTCGGCGACTTCGCCCGCGTGACGACGGGTCGCACGTTCGCGCTGGTCTACCTGCTGCGCAACACGATCACCAACCTGACCACGCAGGACGAGCAGGTCGAGTGCTTCCGCACCGCGGCCGCGCACTTGGCGCCCGGCGGCCGGTTCGTGGTCGAGAACTACGTGCCCGAGCTGCGCCGGTTGCCGCCGGGCGAGACCATCCATGTGTTCGCCCGGACGCCGGACCACCTCGGCTTCGAGGAGTACGGCGACCATGTCGCCCAGGTCGCGGTCTCGCACCACTACTGGACCGTCGACGGCGAGCTGCGGACGTTCTCGTCGCCGCACCGCTACGTCTGGCCGTCGGAGCTGGACCTCATGGCCCGGCTGGCCGGCCTGACGCTGTCGGATCGGTGGAGCGACTGGCAGCGCACCCCGTTCACCGGCGACAGCCGCGCCCATGTCTCCGTCTGGGCCAAGCCCAGCGGTCAGGGGACCCGGTCGCGCAGCTTGCCGCTGATCAGATGA
- a CDS encoding type II toxin-antitoxin system HipA family toxin has translation MADRRLAVYLDGTPVGTLVQNGNGRLGFSYHDDYASPAAIPLSLSMPIGRSSHPPKAVGAYLAGLLPDSEPTLERWGREYGVSPRNPFALLAHVGMDAAGSVQVLPEGTASTDAATGQGDIRWLTDDDAHAVLAGLAEHPADWNPGRDTGRWSLAGAQTKVALFRGPDGHWGIPADSTPTTHILKPSIPGLRHHHLNEHLCLRAARLSGLPAAETELITSGDLEVLVSHRYDRTRADGRWVRLHQEDLCQALAVHPSRKYQSDGGPGVADIAKLFRSLAAADRQASARRFFDALVFNVLIGATDAHAKNYSLLLGAGSRAQLGPLYDVATVLPYGDRYGHRSAMKIGDTWELDLVSRKDWIQVAGKLGIAADEALSRFEHLHDTVPAAFDRAARESAVPPSLREPATYLADLVSGHAEKRRLI, from the coding sequence ATGGCTGATCGACGACTGGCCGTCTACCTCGACGGCACACCGGTCGGCACACTGGTCCAGAACGGGAACGGCCGCCTCGGCTTCTCCTACCACGACGACTACGCGTCGCCTGCGGCGATCCCGCTGTCCCTGTCGATGCCCATCGGCCGATCCAGCCATCCACCCAAGGCGGTCGGCGCCTATCTCGCCGGCCTGCTGCCGGACAGCGAGCCCACCCTCGAGCGGTGGGGGCGCGAGTACGGCGTGTCACCGCGCAACCCCTTCGCGCTCCTCGCCCACGTCGGCATGGATGCGGCTGGCTCCGTGCAGGTGCTCCCGGAAGGCACGGCGTCTACAGACGCGGCCACTGGACAGGGCGACATCCGGTGGCTGACCGACGACGACGCTCACGCCGTCCTGGCCGGCCTCGCCGAGCATCCGGCCGACTGGAATCCCGGCCGCGACACCGGTCGCTGGAGCCTCGCGGGTGCGCAGACCAAGGTCGCACTGTTCCGTGGCCCGGACGGCCACTGGGGCATCCCGGCCGACTCCACACCCACCACTCATATCCTCAAGCCGTCGATCCCCGGGCTCCGCCACCATCACCTGAACGAGCACTTGTGCCTGCGGGCGGCTCGCCTGAGCGGGCTCCCAGCGGCCGAGACCGAGCTCATCACCAGCGGTGACCTCGAGGTCCTGGTGTCCCATCGCTACGACCGGACGCGGGCGGACGGACGCTGGGTGCGGCTGCACCAAGAGGATCTGTGCCAGGCACTGGCAGTGCACCCGAGCCGGAAGTACCAGAGCGACGGCGGGCCGGGTGTCGCAGACATCGCCAAGCTGTTCCGGAGCCTCGCAGCCGCCGATCGGCAGGCCAGCGCACGCCGGTTCTTCGACGCACTCGTCTTCAACGTGCTCATCGGTGCCACCGACGCGCACGCCAAGAACTACTCCCTGCTGCTCGGCGCGGGGTCGCGGGCACAGCTCGGCCCGCTCTACGACGTCGCCACCGTGCTGCCGTACGGCGACCGCTACGGTCACCGGTCCGCCATGAAGATCGGCGACACCTGGGAGCTGGACCTGGTGTCGCGCAAGGACTGGATCCAGGTCGCCGGGAAGCTCGGCATCGCCGCCGACGAGGCTCTCAGCAGGTTCGAGCACCTGCACGACACCGTTCCCGCGGCCTTCGATCGAGCGGCGCGCGAGTCGGCCGTGCCACCCTCGTTGCGCGAACCCGCGACATACCTCGCTGACCTGGTGTCCGGCCACGCCGAGAAGCGTCGTCTCATCTGA
- a CDS encoding helix-turn-helix transcriptional regulator, whose amino-acid sequence MRARTVRDLGAVAREARRRRGMTQAELAQVVGISRDWVVRLERGHPRLEAQLVLDALAAAGVAVEVSDADGGPTADDDPFGQVLGGLVEGPDHG is encoded by the coding sequence ATGCGAGCCCGCACCGTTCGCGACCTGGGCGCCGTGGCCCGCGAGGCCCGGCGCCGCCGCGGCATGACCCAGGCCGAACTGGCCCAGGTGGTCGGCATCTCCCGCGACTGGGTGGTCCGGCTGGAGCGCGGCCACCCCCGGCTAGAGGCGCAACTCGTCCTCGACGCACTCGCGGCGGCCGGAGTCGCCGTCGAGGTCTCCGACGCTGACGGCGGGCCGACGGCCGACGACGATCCGTTCGGCCAGGTGCTCGGCGGCCTGGTGGAGGGGCCTGACCATGGCTGA
- a CDS encoding GNAT family N-acetyltransferase, with translation MPELVRPTVEVHESWLEAVGEPGYEPRWADDLQLADMVRPEGFAAYVRRQIDDERDDAPRSRGMVPSTHLWYVDGPLFLGRLSIRHHLTPWLRDYGGHIGYDVRPSARRRGHATAMLQQAMPWTAKLGIDPVLVTCDVDNVASRKVIEAADGVFEDERHGKLRYWVPAS, from the coding sequence GTGCCGGAACTGGTTCGCCCCACAGTCGAGGTCCACGAATCGTGGCTCGAGGCCGTCGGCGAGCCCGGTTACGAGCCGCGCTGGGCCGACGACCTGCAGCTCGCCGACATGGTCCGGCCCGAGGGGTTCGCCGCCTACGTCCGCCGGCAGATCGACGACGAGCGCGACGACGCCCCGCGCTCGCGCGGCATGGTCCCCTCGACCCACCTCTGGTACGTCGACGGCCCACTCTTCCTCGGCCGGCTGTCGATCCGGCACCACCTGACCCCGTGGCTGCGCGACTACGGCGGCCACATCGGCTACGACGTCCGCCCGTCGGCGCGGCGCCGCGGCCACGCGACCGCGATGCTGCAGCAGGCGATGCCCTGGACGGCCAAGCTGGGCATCGACCCCGTCCTCGTCACCTGCGACGTCGACAACGTCGCGTCCCGCAAGGTCATCGAGGCCGCAGACGGCGTCTTCGAGGACGAGCGGCACGGCAAGCTGCGCTACTGGGTCCCCGCGAGCTGA
- a CDS encoding Ig-like domain repeat protein produces MRSHPHHHRRRRTTAAVAGLGLLLAGLFVPPGQATQDVTVSGPVTTAAPVVVPEADVLDVDFEDGTPVEHTQNLPARTVGAPVYGTDPGVPGTVATFDGDDALVYPFTAQWSKLTTSFSVECVFRFNGNSPDQHGNICSDAEGGGVAIDVGGGVMEVWAHIGGAYKRINARLEPGRWYHAMAVWDGSTLFLYVNGQVASQIAATGALRLPPAHAQNWVVGADAAGNGAVQSYSLSSVETSRVYSQALTAEQVAVSADAAFEDEDSVVTLLSPRAGEQIGGGTVALTGVVSAPAEVTYRLDGGGPVSLGRVDGTFDAQLTEVPTGTHTLEVTAAAEGGATETETVEFSVDATGPEITVRSPLDGETYDGVTVTVDVVADDPAGVDSLELELDGEPIENGAVIDPETVNDGEHTLVATAADGLLNTSTKTVTFSTAGNQPDAPAGPSPADGATDVPAATELSVTATDPKGDVLDVEFKRGYEADGAAVVREGSSTNAEPGRGTGDPAADADAVDEADGESVTTSAEGAYPFQQFEVAVPSDVGASRFTVEWSGEVPKGHRAELSVWNHTTRSWQLLADGDGGEAVTLSGEARADETVRDGVAQVLIQDAGAAVIDDDDVVSFAWMSDTQWYSNKEPETYQKMVDWVVTNRAAKDLGYGVHTGDIVQTPNAAIEWSRASDIMATWDDARFPYGLVPGNHDDVGGGEYGPYRQHFGADRYEDNPWYGGTVADNVQHYDLLSTPGADFLVMYLVWTLDDAEIAWANEVIQDHPDHNVIIATHWYIGGGGVFTGPGQRIFDEVVVPNENVDLVLCGHIHNTAYNIKHLEDGRVVVEVLYDTQELPTAGGGWMRTIDFDTVEGTMTHDSFSVLTPEADSAFGDPAAENFTTPLQLDTPTRSIATDRVGVSAWGDARIGLAADVASGSRATVDVEGLAPNTTYQWYAQATDADGFYARSPIWEFTTAAGVGSTPAEVTVPAVTATYGTPVQVSATVSPADATGTITFGTAGGAQCTATVSGGAASCALGVLDAGTHQVSAEYSGDAEYAPSTRTARVTVRRASAGFAAAAEADPVPSGEPAVLTATLSRAATGEVRFTSRGTTLCVAVVEDGTASCETGADLKAGPYSVVAYYDGDPNHLPEQARFVFRVQR; encoded by the coding sequence GTGAGATCGCATCCCCATCATCATCGACGGCGCCGGACCACGGCGGCCGTCGCCGGGCTCGGCCTGCTGCTGGCCGGCCTGTTCGTGCCGCCCGGCCAGGCCACCCAGGACGTGACGGTCTCGGGCCCGGTGACCACGGCCGCGCCGGTCGTCGTGCCGGAGGCGGACGTCCTCGACGTCGACTTCGAGGACGGCACCCCAGTCGAGCACACCCAGAACCTGCCCGCACGCACGGTCGGCGCGCCGGTCTACGGCACCGACCCGGGGGTGCCCGGCACGGTCGCGACGTTCGACGGCGACGACGCGCTGGTCTACCCGTTCACCGCGCAGTGGAGCAAGCTGACCACGTCGTTCAGCGTGGAGTGCGTCTTCCGGTTCAACGGCAACAGCCCTGACCAGCACGGCAACATCTGCTCCGACGCGGAGGGCGGCGGCGTTGCGATCGACGTCGGCGGCGGCGTGATGGAGGTGTGGGCGCACATCGGCGGCGCCTACAAGCGGATCAACGCCCGGCTGGAGCCGGGCCGCTGGTACCACGCGATGGCGGTGTGGGACGGCTCCACGCTGTTCCTGTACGTCAACGGCCAGGTCGCGTCGCAGATCGCCGCGACCGGCGCGCTGCGGCTGCCGCCGGCGCACGCGCAGAACTGGGTCGTCGGCGCCGACGCCGCCGGCAACGGCGCCGTCCAGTCGTACAGCCTGTCCTCGGTGGAGACCTCGCGGGTCTACAGCCAGGCGCTGACCGCCGAGCAGGTCGCGGTCTCCGCCGACGCCGCCTTCGAGGACGAGGACTCGGTGGTGACGCTGCTGTCGCCGCGCGCCGGTGAGCAGATCGGCGGCGGCACGGTCGCGCTGACCGGTGTCGTCAGCGCGCCGGCGGAGGTGACGTACCGGCTCGACGGCGGCGGCCCGGTGTCGCTCGGCCGGGTCGACGGCACGTTCGACGCCCAGCTCACCGAGGTCCCGACGGGGACGCACACGCTCGAGGTCACCGCGGCGGCGGAAGGCGGCGCGACGGAGACCGAGACGGTCGAGTTCAGCGTCGACGCCACCGGTCCGGAGATCACCGTGCGCTCGCCGCTGGACGGCGAGACCTACGACGGCGTCACCGTCACCGTCGACGTGGTGGCCGACGACCCGGCCGGCGTCGACTCGCTGGAGCTGGAGCTGGACGGCGAGCCGATCGAGAACGGCGCCGTCATCGACCCCGAGACGGTGAACGACGGCGAGCACACGCTGGTCGCCACCGCCGCCGACGGGCTGCTGAACACCAGCACGAAGACGGTCACGTTCAGCACCGCGGGCAACCAGCCGGACGCCCCGGCCGGCCCGTCGCCCGCCGACGGCGCGACCGACGTGCCGGCCGCCACCGAACTGTCCGTCACCGCGACCGACCCGAAGGGCGACGTCCTGGACGTCGAGTTCAAGCGCGGCTACGAGGCGGACGGCGCCGCCGTCGTCCGCGAGGGCTCGTCCACCAACGCCGAGCCGGGCCGCGGCACCGGCGACCCGGCGGCCGACGCGGACGCCGTCGACGAGGCGGACGGCGAGTCCGTGACGACCAGCGCCGAGGGCGCCTACCCGTTCCAGCAGTTCGAGGTCGCCGTCCCCTCGGACGTCGGCGCGTCCCGGTTCACCGTCGAGTGGTCCGGCGAGGTCCCGAAGGGGCACCGCGCGGAGCTGTCGGTGTGGAACCACACCACGCGGTCCTGGCAGCTGCTCGCCGACGGCGACGGCGGCGAGGCCGTGACACTGAGCGGCGAGGCGCGGGCCGACGAGACCGTCCGCGACGGCGTGGCCCAGGTGCTGATCCAGGACGCCGGCGCGGCCGTCATCGACGATGACGACGTCGTCTCGTTCGCGTGGATGAGCGACACCCAGTGGTACTCCAACAAGGAGCCCGAGACCTACCAGAAGATGGTCGACTGGGTCGTCACCAACCGGGCGGCGAAGGACCTCGGCTACGGCGTCCACACCGGCGACATCGTCCAGACCCCCAACGCCGCCATCGAGTGGTCGCGGGCGTCGGACATCATGGCGACCTGGGACGACGCCCGCTTCCCGTACGGCCTGGTGCCGGGCAACCACGACGACGTCGGCGGCGGCGAGTACGGGCCCTACCGCCAGCACTTCGGCGCGGACCGCTACGAGGACAACCCCTGGTACGGCGGCACGGTGGCCGACAACGTCCAGCACTACGACCTGCTGTCGACGCCCGGCGCCGACTTCCTCGTCATGTACCTCGTCTGGACGCTGGACGACGCCGAGATCGCCTGGGCGAACGAGGTGATCCAGGACCACCCGGACCACAACGTGATCATCGCGACGCACTGGTACATCGGCGGCGGCGGTGTCTTCACCGGTCCCGGCCAGCGGATCTTCGACGAGGTCGTCGTGCCGAACGAGAACGTCGACCTGGTGCTGTGCGGCCACATCCACAACACGGCGTACAACATCAAGCACCTCGAGGACGGCCGGGTCGTGGTCGAGGTCCTCTACGACACCCAGGAGCTGCCGACCGCCGGCGGTGGCTGGATGCGGACCATCGACTTCGACACCGTCGAGGGCACGATGACGCACGACTCGTTCTCGGTGCTCACGCCCGAGGCGGACAGCGCGTTCGGCGACCCGGCGGCGGAGAACTTCACCACGCCGCTGCAGCTGGACACGCCCACGCGCAGCATCGCGACCGACCGCGTCGGCGTCAGCGCCTGGGGCGACGCGCGGATCGGCCTGGCGGCGGACGTCGCCTCCGGCTCGCGCGCGACCGTCGACGTCGAGGGCCTGGCGCCGAACACCACCTACCAGTGGTACGCCCAGGCGACCGACGCGGACGGCTTCTACGCCAGGTCGCCGATCTGGGAGTTCACCACCGCCGCGGGCGTCGGCTCGACGCCGGCCGAGGTCACCGTGCCGGCGGTGACGGCGACGTACGGGACGCCCGTGCAGGTGTCGGCGACCGTGTCGCCGGCCGACGCGACCGGGACGATCACGTTCGGCACGGCCGGCGGGGCGCAGTGCACGGCGACGGTGTCGGGCGGCGCGGCGAGCTGCGCGCTGGGCGTCCTGGACGCGGGCACGCACCAGGTGTCCGCCGAGTACTCCGGCGACGCCGAGTACGCGCCGTCCACCCGCACCGCGCGGGTGACGGTCCGGCGGGCGTCGGCCGGCTTCGCGGCGGCCGCGGAGGCCGACCCCGTCCCGTCCGGTGAGCCCGCGGTGCTGACGGCGACCCTGTCGCGGGCGGCGACCGGCGAGGTGCGGTTCACCTCGCGCGGCACGACGCTGTGCGTCGCGGTCGTCGAGGACGGCACGGCGAGCTGCGAGACCGGCGCCGACCTCAAGGCCGGCCCGTACAGCGTCGTCGCGTACTACGACGGCGACCCGAACCACCTGCCGGAGCAGGCGCGGTTCGTCTTCCGCGTCCAGCGGTAG